A window from Musa acuminata AAA Group cultivar baxijiao chromosome BXJ3-10, Cavendish_Baxijiao_AAA, whole genome shotgun sequence encodes these proteins:
- the LOC135651778 gene encoding elongation factor 2-like: protein MVKFTAEELRKIMDLKHNIRNMSVIAHVDHGKSTLTDSLVAAAGIIAQEVAGDVRMTDTRQDEAERGITIKSTGISLYYEMTDESLKNYKGERVGNEYLINLIDSPGHVDFSSEVTAALRITDGALVVVDCVEGVCVQTETVLRQALGERIRPVLTVNKMDRCFLELQVDGEEAYQTFQRVIENANVIMATYEDVLLGDVQVYPEKGTVAFSAGLHGWAFTLTNFAKMYAAKFGVDEAKMMERLWGENYFDPATKKWTTKSTGSPTCKRGFVQFCYEPIRQIISTCMNDQKDKLWPMLQKLGVTMKSDEKELIGKALMKRVMQTWLPASSALLEMMIFHLPSPAKAQKYRVENLYEGPLDDIYANAIRNCDPEGPLMLYVSKMIPASDKGRFFAFGRVFSGKVSTGLKVRIMGPNYVPGQKKDLYVKSVQRTVIWMGKKQESVEDVPCGNTVAMVGLDQFITKNATLTNEKETDAHPIRAMKFSVSPVVRVAVQCKVASDLPKLVEGLKRLAKSDPMVVCTIEESGEHIVAGAGELHLEICLKDLQEDFMGGAEIIVSDPVVSFRETVLEKSCRTVMSKSPNKHNRLYMEARPMEEGLAEAIDDGRIGPRDDPKARSKILSEEFGWDKDLAKKIWCFGPETTGPNMVVDMCKGVQYLNEIKDSVVAGFQWASKEGAVAEENMRAICFEVCDVVLHADAIHRGGGQIIPTARRVIYAAQLTAKPRLLEPVYLVEIQAPEQALGGIYGVLNQKRGHVFEEMQRPGTPLYNIKAYLPVIESFGFSSTLRAATSGQAFPQCVFDHWDMMSSDPLEPGSQAGQLVSDIRKRKGLKEQMTPLSEFEDKL from the coding sequence GGAAGTCTACTCTGACAGATTCTCTAGTGGCAGCTGCTGGCATTATTGCACAGGAAGTTGCAGGAGATGTTAGGATGACAGACACCCGACAAGATGAAGCCGAACGTGGTATCACTATTAAATCCACTGGGATTTCCCTTTATTATGAGATGACTGATGAATCTTTGAAGAACTACAAAGGTGAAAGGGTTGGGAATGAATACCTAATTAATCTGATTGACTCACCTGGGCATGTGGATTTTTCGTCTGAGGTCACAGCTGCTTTACGTATTACTGATGGTGCTTTGGTTGTTGTTGACTGTGTCGAGGGTGTATGTGTGCAGACCGAAACAGTCCTTCGACAAGCCTTGGGAGAAAGAATCAGGCCTGTCTTGACTGTTAATAAGATGGACCGCTGCTTTCTGGAGCTTCAAGTTGATGGAGAAGAGGCATATCAGACTTTTCAGAGAGTCATTGAGAATGCAAATGTGATCATGGCTACTTATGAGGATGTCCTTCTTGGAGATGTTCAAGTTTACCCGGAGAAAGGAACTGTTGCCTTTTCTGCTGGTTTGCATGGTTGGGCTTTCACATTGACCAACTTTGCTAAGATGTATGCTGCTAAATTTGGAGTTGATGAGGCAAAGATGATGGAGAGGCTGTGGGGTGAGAATTACTTCGACCCTGCTACAAAGAAATGGACTACCAAGAGTACTGGTTCGCCAACTTGCAAACGTGGCTTTGTCCAGTTTTGTTATGAACCAATAAGGCAGATCATAAGCACATGTATGAATGACCAAAAGGACAAGTTGTGGCCCATGCTCCAGAAACTTGGTGTGACCATGAAATCTGATGAGAAGGAGCTGATTGGGAAAGCTTTGATGAAAAGGGTTATGCAGACTTGGTTGCCTGCTAGCAGTGCCCTTCTTGAGATGATGATCTTCCACCTTCCATCTCCTGCCAAGGCGCAGAAGTATCGTGTGGAGAACCTGTATGAAGGTCCTCTTGATGATATTTATGCAAATGCCATTAGAAATTGTGATCCGGAGGGCCCCCTTATGTTGTATGTGTCAAAAATGATTCCAGCTTCTGACAAGGGTAGGTTTTTTGCATTTGGTCGAGTTTTCTCTGGTAAGGTTTCCACAGGTTTGAAGGTTCGAATTATGGGGCCAAACTATGTCCCTGGCCAAAAGAAGGATTTGTATGTCAAGAGTGTGCAGAGAACTGTTATTTGGATGGGTAAGAAACAAGAGTCTGTGGAGGATGTGCCTTGTGGAAATACGGTTGCTATGGTTGGTTTAGACCAGTTTATTACCAAGAATGCAACGTTAACTAATGAGAAAGAAACAGATGCCCATCCTATTAGAGCGATGAAGTTTTCAGTGTCTCCTGTTGTTCGTGTCGCTGTGCAATGCAAGGTTGCTTCTGATCTTCCAAAACTTGTAGAAGGCTTGAAACGATTAGCAAAATCAGATCCCATGGTGGTGTGTACAATAGAGGAATCTGGTGAGCACATTGTTGCTGGTGCAGGTGAACTACACCTTGAAATATGCTTGAAAGATTTGCAGGAAGATTTCATGGGAGGAGCAGAGATTATAGTCTCTGATCCTGTGGTTTCTTTCCGTGAAACTGTGTTGGAGAAATCATGTAGGACTGTCATGAGCAAGTCTCCAAACAAGCATAATAGGCTTTACATGGAAGCACGGCCCATGGAAGAAGGACTTGCTGAGGCGATTGATGATGGACGTATTGGCCCAAGGGATGATCCCAAAGCTCGTTCGAAGATTCTCTCTGAAGAGTTTGGGTGGGACAAGGATCTTGCCAAGAAGATCTGGTGCTTTGGGCCCGAGACGACAGGTCCAAACATGGTGGTTGATATGTGCAAGGGAGTTCAGTATCTTAATGAGATCAAGGATTCTGTTGTGGCTGGTTTCCAGTGGGCTTCAAAGGAAGGAGCAGTGGCTGAGGAAAACATGCGTGCTATATGTTTTGAGGTGTGTGATGTTGTCCTGCATGCTGATGCTATTCACAGAGGTGGTGGACAGATTATTCCAACAGCCAGGAGGGTCATATATGCAGCTCAATTGACAGCTAAGCCAAGACTCCTTGAACCAGTGTACTTGGTCGAGATCCAGGCTCCAGAGCAGGCACTGGGTGGCATCTATGGTGTCCTCAACCAGAAGAGAGGCCATGTCTTTGAGGAGATGCAGAGGCCAGGAACTCCCCTGTACAACATCAAGGCATATCTTCCGGTTATCGAGTCTTTTGGTTTCTCAAGCACTCTGAGGGCGGCAACATCGGGGCAGGCATTCCCTCAGTGTGTTTTTGATCACTGGGACATGATGTCGTCTGACCCGTTGGAGCCAGGTTCTCAGGCAGGGCAGCTTGTGAGTGATATCAGAAAGCGCAAGGGCCTCAAGGAACAGATGACCCCTCTCTCTGAATTTGAAGACAAGCTTTAA